The DNA region TTTTATTTGTCAGGGATTTTggtttttagtaaatataaatcCTTCTTCTTTGCCTTTTTACATCTATTTTCTGTGGGTTTTTGTCACTTACCTAAacttgttttttatgtttttttatttttgagttctGTGTTTCCCTCTGTTGTATTTTTGTTGTTTCGCGTCACGGTTCTTACATTATATTTTGTGCTTAGCTGAATATTGTTGGGCTGGGGTTATTGGGACTTTCGTTTCAGTGTTAAATTCTGTGTACCGCTTTTGTTTTGGATTAATGGGTTATTGGACTTAGAATAGTAGGCCTATTTTTGGCGTTTTGTAGTGGGCTTTTGTATCGGCATTCGTTTttgattttgtgatttttttcatCATCGTGTTCCGTCTAACTTTTCTGTGTTTTTTTGGTCTAGTATTGGTCTCGTGGGATAGGTTCCCTGTTCTCGTAGGTGTGTGATAGTGGGTGGGTTTGTAAATTTAGGTTTTATTATCTATTAAATATATAGAACGTTAATGGACCGTCGATTGAATAATTAGATTAAAAATCCACCGTTTAGAGTGGATCGGCCTACACAACTTATATAAAACAAATCAATGAtatgtttttataatattaatattttctgCCTTcctaagattaaaataaaataaataaaaatattataatattaatatgctataaaataaaaacccaaattttctctctgtaaaaatttcattcttttaaaaaataatgttttttcttttggttttttaaataattactaatcCACCTGTGGGTCGGTATAATCTGTTCATTCTGCCTTTTCCCGGAAGCCAAATAGGAGACTTAAATGCTttttattctgaaaattttctatCCCGTAGAGATTTTCCATTGTCCTGTTACAGTTAGTTTTCTTTCTTATTCTGTTTCGCCTTAATCTGTCTCATATTCTGAGTCGGAATAAGCTATACCAGGGAATACTCTGCCTTTTCTTATTCCGGTTCTAAGTTTTTTGCTTCCGGTTTATGGGTTTTAGTATCCGGTTCAGCTTTTTTTCTTGTCTGGACCGGGCAACCTGTCATGCTTATTCCAGCTAGGGATATCCCATTCCACGGATATCCCGATTCAATATTATCCTTGGAATATCCTATTCCCGGGATATCCCGGTTCGGGATTATTGACCCCGGTTCAGTTTTTTGTGCAACCCAGTTCGGTTTTTAAGGGAACCCGGTTCGGTTTTTGGGAACCCAGTTCGGTTTTTAGGTTTGGGGTTTAGGGATTAGGGTTGtggattttagggtttagggttgtgGGGCTTGGGGCTTTGGGGCTTGGGGCTTGgagtttggggtttggggtttggggttgggggttggggtttggggtttggggtttatggttttagggtttagggtttagggtttagggtttatggttttagggtttagggtttagggtttatggttttagggtttagggtttggggtttggggtttggggttgtagggtttggggtttggggtttggggtttggggtttggggtttgggttttagggttttagggctTGGGGCTTGGGGCTTGGGGCTTGGGGCTTGGGGCTTGGGGCTTGGGGCTTGGGGCTTGGGCTTGGGGCTTGGGGCTGGGGGCTGGGGCTGGGGCTGGGGCTGGGGCTGGGGGCTGGGGGCTGGGGGCTGGGGCTGGGggttggggtttggggtttggggtttggg from Gossypium hirsutum isolate 1008001.06 unplaced genomic scaffold, Gossypium_hirsutum_v2.1 scaffold_1177, whole genome shotgun sequence includes:
- the LOC121227602 gene encoding glycine-rich protein 5-like, whose product is SGSAFFLVWTGQPVMLIPARDIPFHGYPDSILSLEYPIPGISRFGIIDPGSGLGLGAWGLGLGAWGLGLGAWAWGLGLGAGAGAGAGAGGWGLGAGAGGWGLGFGVWGLGFGVGLGLGVGGWGLG